Proteins encoded together in one Vulcanisaeta thermophila window:
- a CDS encoding nucleotidyltransferase family protein: MRVGAIVLAAGEGRRFGGNKLLAKVNNEPIIIRVLRALEGLDRVVVVGAYAEELIPLLRNEVVIYNPWFREGMSTSLKLGVRFFQDYDAVLVVLADMPLITRETIAKIINAYHEGCAAVVPTHGGVRGNPVLIHKSLYPEIMGLSGDVGAREILRNKTNICTVECGPEVTVDVDHREDLDRVSRVHGLNQHDVVE, from the coding sequence GTGAGGGTAGGGGCCATAGTACTGGCCGCTGGGGAGGGGAGGAGGTTCGGGGGCAATAAACTACTTGCCAAGGTCAATAACGAGCCCATAATAATCAGGGTCCTCAGGGCGCTGGAGGGGTTGGATAGGGTTGTGGTGGTTGGCGCCTACGCCGAGGAATTAATACCACTACTCAGGAATGAGGTCGTTATTTACAACCCATGGTTCAGGGAGGGAATGAGCACATCACTAAAACTGGGGGTTAGGTTCTTCCAGGACTACGATGCCGTCCTCGTGGTACTGGCGGACATGCCCCTCATAACCAGGGAAACCATAGCAAAAATAATCAACGCATACCACGAGGGATGCGCAGCGGTGGTGCCCACCCACGGTGGTGTCAGGGGAAACCCAGTACTAATCCATAAGTCGTTGTACCCGGAAATAATGGGGTTGAGTGGGGACGTCGGCGCCAGGGAGATACTGAGGAATAAAACCAACATCTGCACCGTGGAATGCGGGCCGGAGGTCACGGTGGACGTGGACCACAGGGAGGACTTGGATAGGGTAAGTAGAGTCCACGGTCTGAATCAACACGACGTGGTGGAATGA
- a CDS encoding M48 family metalloprotease yields the protein MFIPQFWLSFFIGLAFDVLFYNMFRNGVVSLIVSLLIIALTLVLVRRDVAAKLRELEHRENYYVADDSVSTRYGGKPVLNACVPIAPGINAIVISRSFINVLSNDELLAVIKHEEGHIKYNHVKMLILALMAFYLFYYEAWLLLEPLLASDLLAYPLIYAVGVFVALILIHTFMKQLESEADALVVTHGMVHAFKRALSKVPERGGLARLFDPHPIRGSRPVSINVDSIPWHLKVLAPYLALLVTTLSISVTEALAHVIPGSFLALFAVLFASSAFILLLLISYIGMLMYKAVGIGLSDARVILMLYYLLSLLPFLTPIRPIIHVNQALYGAYYLVITLTSPLIMYRDLGKYLRSLIPFVIIYALNLALILILHGFYPGFMH from the coding sequence ATGTTTATACCCCAGTTCTGGCTATCCTTTTTCATAGGCCTGGCGTTTGACGTGTTATTCTATAATATGTTTAGGAATGGTGTGGTTTCATTAATCGTATCATTGTTAATAATAGCATTGACCCTGGTATTAGTGAGGCGTGATGTTGCGGCTAAATTACGTGAACTTGAGCATAGGGAGAATTACTATGTTGCCGATGATAGCGTATCCACCAGGTACGGTGGTAAACCAGTACTCAATGCCTGCGTACCCATAGCCCCCGGCATAAATGCAATAGTCATCAGTAGGAGTTTCATCAATGTATTAAGTAATGATGAGTTGCTTGCTGTGATAAAGCATGAAGAGGGCCATATTAAGTATAACCATGTTAAAATGTTGATATTAGCGCTAATGGCATTCTACCTATTCTACTACGAAGCTTGGTTGTTACTTGAGCCCCTGCTGGCGAGTGATTTGCTGGCTTATCCGCTAATATACGCGGTTGGGGTGTTCGTGGCCCTTATCCTGATCCATACATTCATGAAACAACTGGAGTCTGAGGCTGACGCTCTAGTTGTGACTCATGGCATGGTTCATGCATTTAAACGTGCATTATCAAAGGTGCCTGAACGTGGGGGATTAGCTAGGTTATTTGACCCACACCCAATCAGGGGCTCTAGGCCTGTAAGTATTAATGTGGATTCAATACCCTGGCACCTGAAGGTTCTCGCACCCTATCTGGCGTTATTGGTCACCACTTTATCCATCAGCGTCACTGAAGCCTTGGCTCACGTGATTCCTGGGAGCTTCCTGGCATTATTCGCTGTGTTGTTTGCGTCTTCCGCATTTATCCTATTGCTACTAATATCCTACATAGGCATGCTCATGTATAAGGCTGTGGGCATAGGGCTCAGTGATGCCAGGGTTATCCTCATGCTGTATTACCTCCTATCATTACTCCCATTCCTGACGCCCATTAGGCCCATCATTCACGTTAATCAGGCACTATACGGTGCTTACTACCTCGTAATAACCCTTACCTCACCATTGATAATGTATAGGGATTTGGGTAAGTATCTGCGTTCCCTCATCCCTTTTGTCATAATTTACGCCTTAAACCTGGCCCTAATTTTAATACTGCATGGGTTTTACCCTGGCTTTATGCACTAA
- a CDS encoding GH12 family glycosyl hydrolase domain-containing protein, with protein MSQLPNFYSILNFTVYCDEGTIDDFSYDIWLTRNPNTTYLHYGDFEVMIWMYWNENLSSNPYFIYTGTMEIPTLINGTMEKLDWYVYVLPRTGSASGWTGVYILAPYKLEGEVGVPITYILMNMGPYLERAGVNIYNPSTYYLDAIQVGMEFNNNNQGTAILGYTLYNWTIEFTPEK; from the coding sequence GTGTCCCAACTACCAAACTTCTACTCAATACTCAACTTCACGGTCTACTGTGATGAAGGAACAATTGATGACTTCTCCTACGACATATGGCTAACGAGGAACCCAAACACCACATACCTGCATTATGGTGATTTCGAAGTCATGATTTGGATGTACTGGAACGAGAACCTATCATCCAACCCCTACTTCATATACACCGGGACCATGGAAATACCAACCCTAATCAACGGAACCATGGAGAAACTGGATTGGTACGTCTACGTCCTACCAAGGACTGGCTCGGCAAGTGGGTGGACTGGCGTGTACATACTAGCGCCATACAAACTCGAGGGTGAGGTGGGCGTACCCATCACATACATACTAATGAACATGGGCCCCTACCTAGAAAGGGCCGGTGTCAATATTTACAACCCATCAACCTATTACCTAGACGCAATACAGGTGGGGATGGAATTCAACAATAATAACCAGGGAACAGCAATACTAGGCTACACACTCTACAACTGGACCATAGAATTCACCCCAGAAAAATAA
- a CDS encoding ARMT1-like domain-containing protein, with the protein MKYLEVPECLLCAVESRFNELRKFGVKDPRAYSEVSLTMSRVMGEGRSPLFVETFNTVIRVLGREDPHESEKRELEELGALMAQEVERRLGDDLIGYFEVAAAANSVDVPMRDYQFDISDFVDQLFERARWINVSGDGLLRVLSKELSIGYVVDNSGEFQIDKLLIKELTKRGHRVTVYARGRAYEVDVTADYVRESLSVLRNVTVVSTGNNYPAFFSEKIRESLSKHDLVIVKGVGNLEAYLENNDKLNIRPLFLFRVKCGPMIRLFNVPKGTPVIYTPTPI; encoded by the coding sequence ATGAAGTACCTTGAGGTGCCCGAGTGCCTCCTGTGCGCCGTGGAGTCCAGGTTCAATGAGCTCAGGAAATTCGGCGTCAAGGACCCCAGGGCCTATAGCGAGGTCTCACTGACCATGTCCAGGGTCATGGGTGAAGGCAGGTCACCACTCTTTGTGGAGACCTTCAACACCGTGATCAGGGTACTGGGTAGGGAGGACCCGCACGAGAGTGAGAAGAGGGAGCTTGAGGAGTTGGGTGCCTTAATGGCTCAGGAGGTGGAGAGGCGCCTGGGTGATGACTTGATTGGTTATTTCGAGGTAGCCGCGGCGGCGAACTCCGTGGACGTCCCAATGAGGGATTACCAATTCGACATAAGCGACTTCGTGGATCAACTATTCGAGAGGGCCCGCTGGATAAACGTGAGCGGTGATGGGTTGTTGAGAGTGTTAAGCAAGGAGCTTAGTATTGGCTATGTGGTTGATAACTCAGGGGAGTTCCAGATCGATAAGTTATTGATTAAGGAGCTTACGAAACGCGGGCACAGGGTAACGGTCTACGCCAGGGGGAGGGCCTACGAGGTTGACGTAACCGCAGACTACGTGAGGGAGTCACTGAGTGTGTTACGAAACGTCACCGTGGTATCCACAGGCAATAACTACCCAGCATTCTTTAGCGAAAAAATTAGGGAGTCCCTCTCAAAGCATGACCTGGTCATTGTTAAGGGTGTCGGTAATCTTGAGGCGTACCTGGAGAATAATGATAAGCTGAACATAAGGCCCCTATTCCTATTCAGGGTTAAGTGTGGACCCATGATTAGGCTCTTTAACGTACCCAAGGGAACACCTGTAATCTACACCCCAACCCCTATTTAG
- a CDS encoding FAD-dependent oxidoreductase: protein MKFALKCSPGQKIERRSEKVAIIGAGPAGLGAAGYLICKGFQVDVYDKLPEPGGLMIFGIPEYRVPKKNVRAGVKELIDLGVNFILKTKVVTDDEEHVDGDDFVERRVHLEELINKYDAVLIATGTWKSRTLEVPGENLKGVYLALDYLYRIYTSELGYLPKSVVYPVGDRVAVVGAGLTAVDAAIEAQRQGAKEVYVLYRRTINEAPAGKMEIQNLIKRGIKFVELVGITEILGKDHVEAVRLIKMRLGKPDRSGRPAPEPIPGSEYVMEMDNVIAAVGEIPTPPFKRECCGIKLTPRGTIDIDQKHRTTRPKVFAAGDVATGPSLIGKALKNGIDAAMAIEEYLTKGGWRQV from the coding sequence GTGAAGTTCGCACTTAAGTGTAGCCCTGGCCAGAAAATTGAAAGGAGGAGTGAGAAGGTGGCCATAATAGGTGCCGGACCAGCCGGGCTTGGTGCGGCGGGTTACTTGATATGTAAGGGTTTTCAGGTGGATGTTTATGATAAACTACCCGAGCCAGGGGGCCTGATGATTTTTGGAATCCCTGAGTATAGGGTTCCCAAGAAGAATGTTAGGGCCGGTGTTAAGGAATTGATAGACCTCGGCGTGAACTTCATACTAAAAACAAAGGTGGTGACTGACGATGAGGAGCATGTGGATGGTGATGACTTCGTCGAGAGGAGGGTTCACCTTGAGGAGTTAATTAATAAGTATGATGCGGTCCTCATAGCCACAGGCACCTGGAAGTCAAGGACCCTGGAGGTACCTGGCGAGAACCTGAAGGGAGTTTACCTAGCCCTGGATTACCTGTACAGGATATACACGAGCGAGTTGGGTTACCTACCCAAGAGCGTGGTTTACCCAGTGGGTGATAGGGTCGCGGTTGTTGGTGCCGGCCTAACAGCTGTGGACGCGGCCATAGAGGCCCAGAGGCAGGGTGCCAAGGAGGTCTATGTGCTCTATAGGAGGACTATTAATGAGGCACCCGCGGGCAAGATGGAGATACAGAACCTGATCAAGAGGGGCATCAAGTTCGTGGAGCTCGTGGGCATAACGGAGATCCTGGGAAAGGATCACGTGGAGGCCGTTAGACTCATCAAAATGAGACTTGGGAAGCCAGACAGAAGCGGTAGACCGGCTCCGGAGCCCATACCGGGTAGTGAGTATGTTATGGAGATGGACAATGTGATAGCGGCCGTTGGTGAAATACCCACACCACCCTTCAAGAGGGAGTGCTGCGGCATTAAGTTAACGCCACGCGGAACCATAGACATTGACCAGAAGCACAGGACCACAAGGCCCAAGGTCTTCGCGGCGGGTGACGTGGCCACCGGACCAAGCCTAATAGGGAAGGCCCTCAAGAACGGCATTGACGCGGCCATGGCTATTGAGGAGTACCTAACCAAGGGTGGTTGGAGGCAGGTATAA
- a CDS encoding fumarylacetoacetate hydrolase family protein, translating to MRLLSFRIGGENHVGVLTSKGVLDLPRAYVKIYEADEAPDFTYDMKALISYGKPVLNIINDLVDRAVREGGQDLFLNPEGIDWLPPITNPEKILCVAVNYRAHGEESGAKPLEKPYFFPKFPNALVGHNKPVIKPKVSKQVDWEVELGVVIGKRGKYIGVNEAMNYVFGYVVTNDISMRDWQFPSINPYGMNWIHGKTMDTAMPVGPYIVTKDEIEDPHNLRITLRVNGNTEQDDNTRNLIFKVPELIYWASQGITLRPGDLISTGTPSGVGFPKGKFLKNGDVVEAEVEGIGVLRNYIVEE from the coding sequence GTGAGGCTCCTCTCCTTCAGGATAGGTGGCGAGAACCACGTTGGGGTACTCACGAGTAAGGGGGTGCTCGATCTACCCAGGGCTTACGTTAAAATCTACGAGGCCGACGAAGCCCCCGACTTCACCTACGATATGAAGGCTTTGATCTCCTACGGAAAACCAGTACTTAACATAATCAACGACCTGGTGGACAGGGCGGTTAGGGAGGGTGGACAGGATCTATTCCTAAACCCCGAGGGTATTGATTGGTTACCGCCCATCACCAACCCTGAGAAGATACTGTGCGTTGCCGTTAATTACAGGGCGCACGGTGAGGAAAGCGGAGCCAAACCACTCGAGAAGCCCTACTTCTTCCCCAAATTCCCCAACGCATTGGTTGGTCATAATAAGCCCGTCATAAAGCCCAAGGTTTCCAAGCAAGTGGATTGGGAGGTGGAGCTTGGCGTGGTCATTGGTAAGCGGGGTAAGTACATAGGGGTTAATGAAGCCATGAACTACGTGTTCGGTTACGTAGTAACAAATGACATATCCATGAGGGACTGGCAATTCCCAAGCATAAACCCATACGGGATGAATTGGATACACGGTAAGACCATGGACACGGCAATGCCCGTGGGCCCATACATAGTCACGAAGGACGAGATAGAAGACCCACACAACCTAAGAATAACACTGAGGGTTAACGGCAACACGGAGCAAGACGACAACACAAGGAACCTAATATTCAAGGTACCAGAACTCATCTACTGGGCATCCCAGGGAATAACACTGAGGCCGGGTGACCTAATAAGCACGGGCACACCATCCGGCGTTGGATTCCCAAAGGGCAAATTCCTAAAGAACGGCGATGTAGTAGAGGCTGAGGTTGAGGGTATCGGCGTACTGAGGAATTACATCGTTGAGGAGTAG